In the Palaeococcus pacificus DY20341 genome, one interval contains:
- the hypA gene encoding hydrogenase nickel incorporation protein HypA, which produces MHEWALADGIVRTAIEFAQQNGKDKVLGLRIVLGELQDVDPEILKFAIDEIKKGTIAEDAEIEFVMEDAEFKCRDCGNVWKLKEVKKSFDERIKEDIHFIPEVVHAFLACPECGSRDFEVTKGRGVYLAAIKVEGEEE; this is translated from the coding sequence ATGCATGAGTGGGCTTTAGCTGATGGTATCGTGAGGACAGCAATAGAATTTGCCCAGCAGAATGGGAAGGATAAAGTTTTAGGGCTTAGAATCGTCCTTGGGGAACTCCAAGATGTTGATCCTGAGATCCTCAAGTTCGCAATAGACGAGATTAAGAAGGGAACTATTGCAGAGGATGCGGAGATTGAATTCGTTATGGAAGATGCTGAGTTCAAATGCCGCGATTGTGGAAACGTTTGGAAGCTTAAGGAAGTGAAGAAGAGCTTTGATGAGCGCATAAAGGAAGACATACACTTCATTCCAGAAGTTGTGCACGCATTCCTAGCCTGTCCAGAGTGTGGAAGCAGAGACTTCGAGGTAACTAAGGGAAGAGGCGTTTATCTAGCTGCAATAAAGGTTGAGGGGGAGGAAGAATGA
- a CDS encoding Mrp/NBP35 family ATP-binding protein, producing MIDPRIKAIEGRLEKVGRIIPVVSGKGGVGKSMVSTTLALILAKKGYKVGLLDLDFHGASDHVILGAEIEEFPEEEHGVLPKDVNGVKFMSIVFYSEDRPNPLRGMEISDALIELLAITRWEDLDFLVIDMPPGMGDQFLDVLRFLKRGEFLVVATPSKLAVNVVRKLLTLLKEQKLKTIGIIENLKLDDEEDIKKLAEEFDIPYLAGIPLYRNLDTKIGDVEELLKSEFAEKIREVAEKL from the coding sequence ATGATTGATCCAAGAATAAAAGCTATTGAAGGACGGCTGGAGAAAGTTGGGCGCATTATCCCTGTGGTAAGCGGCAAAGGTGGCGTAGGAAAATCAATGGTCTCCACAACTTTAGCTTTGATACTAGCTAAGAAGGGCTACAAAGTTGGACTCCTCGATTTAGACTTCCATGGAGCGAGCGATCACGTGATTTTGGGCGCTGAGATTGAAGAGTTTCCAGAGGAAGAGCACGGTGTTCTTCCAAAGGACGTCAATGGAGTAAAGTTCATGAGCATAGTCTTTTACTCTGAGGACAGGCCAAATCCTTTGAGAGGCATGGAAATAAGCGATGCCTTGATAGAACTCCTTGCAATAACGAGATGGGAAGATTTGGACTTTCTCGTGATTGATATGCCCCCCGGAATGGGCGACCAATTCTTAGATGTTCTTAGGTTCCTCAAGCGCGGCGAGTTCTTAGTTGTAGCAACACCATCTAAATTGGCAGTGAACGTCGTTAGAAAGCTTTTAACACTCCTAAAGGAGCAAAAGCTCAAGACCATAGGCATCATTGAGAACCTCAAGCTTGACGATGAGGAAGATATCAAAAAGCTGGCAGAAGAGTTTGACATCCCCTATCTTGCGGGAATCCCTCTCTACAGAAACCTAGACACAAAGATCGGGGACGTAGAGGAGCTCTTGAAGAGCGAGTTTGCTGAGAAGATTAGGGAAGTTGCAGAAAAGCTTTGA
- a CDS encoding hydrogenase 3 maturation endopeptidase HyCI, producing the protein MHELEEFLQGAKKVLICGIGNDMRGDDALGVYIAEELKKRIKNPKVTVLNCGEMPESYTGRIIRENPTHVIFIDAVHFEGKPGEIVIADPEGTLGEAYSTHKMPLKLLVGYLKQNLDAKFTLIGCQPKQTGLFVEMSEEIKKSAELLINALCEVLSSI; encoded by the coding sequence ATGCATGAACTCGAGGAATTTCTTCAAGGAGCTAAAAAGGTGCTCATCTGCGGTATTGGGAACGACATGAGAGGGGACGACGCTCTAGGAGTCTATATCGCTGAAGAGCTCAAAAAGAGGATTAAAAACCCAAAAGTAACTGTTCTAAACTGCGGTGAAATGCCCGAAAGTTATACTGGAAGAATAATAAGAGAAAATCCCACTCATGTGATTTTTATAGATGCCGTGCACTTCGAAGGAAAACCGGGTGAGATTGTCATAGCTGACCCGGAAGGGACACTAGGAGAAGCTTACTCAACGCACAAGATGCCGCTGAAGCTTTTGGTTGGCTATCTAAAGCAGAACTTAGATGCAAAGTTTACGCTAATAGGCTGCCAGCCGAAGCAGACAGGCCTCTTTGTAGAAATGAGCGAGGAAATAAAGAAAAGCGCAGAGCTTTTGATTAACGCCCTCTGCGAAGTGCTCTCTTCAATTTGA
- a CDS encoding cytochrome c biogenesis CcdA family protein, with amino-acid sequence MKEDVKALATIILLSFGLTVGVLSLLGLKSMVVPLLALAVSDSVNPCTFVIYTMLLIALSLKENITKKRIYAVGLAFVSAIYASYYLLGLGLVAFTSKIPTWIAGAVAILFGAYTFVTGYMEKSRVVGKKEVRRSIFRQDATVLGALTLGVIVSFTLLPCSAGSYLIYAILISKIGKAFTYTLLALYNIIFVLPLLVILFAVGSISESKSLSQKIVRHSRELSMAAGIMLIALGIYVLWAY; translated from the coding sequence ATGAAAGAAGATGTAAAAGCGCTGGCTACTATTATTTTGCTCTCTTTTGGACTAACTGTTGGAGTATTGAGCTTGCTAGGTTTAAAGTCGATGGTCGTTCCCCTCTTGGCGCTTGCAGTTTCTGACTCCGTAAATCCATGCACCTTCGTGATTTACACGATGCTCCTCATAGCTCTCTCTTTGAAAGAGAACATAACAAAGAAGAGAATCTACGCTGTTGGTTTAGCGTTTGTGAGTGCAATCTATGCATCTTACTATCTCCTAGGTTTGGGTTTAGTTGCCTTTACATCAAAAATACCGACTTGGATAGCTGGAGCTGTTGCCATTTTATTTGGGGCATACACTTTTGTCACGGGTTATATGGAAAAGTCAAGGGTAGTTGGCAAAAAAGAGGTTAGGAGGAGCATATTCCGCCAGGATGCCACTGTTTTAGGGGCCCTAACATTGGGGGTTATAGTCTCGTTTACCCTCCTCCCATGCTCTGCAGGGAGCTATTTAATCTACGCAATACTCATATCAAAGATTGGGAAGGCTTTCACGTATACCCTCCTCGCTTTGTACAACATAATCTTCGTGCTCCCCCTCTTGGTAATCCTGTTTGCTGTGGGGAGCATAAGTGAGAGCAAATCACTCTCCCAGAAAATTGTAAGGCACTCAAGGGAGCTCTCAATGGCCGCTGGGATAATGCTCATTGCCCTCGGCATATACGTGCTCTGGGCATACTAA
- a CDS encoding glutaredoxin domain-containing protein, with the protein MRKAALFIVFLFLASAVSLVLADTQIDKSKVHFYMYGTKTCPHCKKMKEEIPKQFGEQSLTYYELIDNEENGALFSEVYQLTGISGVPAIGIAYDNKLYAIIEGEFNVSATTEIIKTAQENNGLILFVGGKAYILKNETHIEMLEKLFIEHKSALNETQTSSTQSPSKEGICGPGLIFAFALVPLLFKRRR; encoded by the coding sequence ATGAGAAAAGCTGCATTATTCATAGTGTTTTTATTTCTCGCATCGGCCGTTTCCTTAGTCTTAGCAGATACTCAAATAGACAAGAGCAAAGTGCACTTTTACATGTATGGCACAAAAACATGCCCTCACTGTAAAAAGATGAAAGAGGAAATTCCAAAGCAGTTTGGAGAACAAAGCTTAACTTACTATGAACTCATTGATAATGAGGAAAACGGGGCACTTTTTTCAGAAGTATACCAGCTCACGGGCATAAGCGGTGTTCCCGCTATTGGGATAGCTTATGATAACAAGCTTTACGCCATTATTGAAGGAGAGTTCAACGTTTCCGCCACAACAGAAATAATAAAAACCGCTCAAGAAAACAATGGTCTCATTCTTTTCGTTGGAGGAAAAGCGTACATACTTAAAAATGAAACCCATATAGAGATGCTCGAAAAACTCTTCATAGAGCATAAATCTGCTTTGAACGAGACTCAAACTTCTTCAACGCAATCTCCATCAAAAGAGGGAATCTGCGGCCCGGGATTGATATTTGCCTTTGCTTTAGTTCCCCTTCTCTTTAAGAGAAGGCGCTAA
- a CDS encoding tungsten cofactor oxidoreductase radical SAM maturase — protein MFHEFYIDNVKVLIPAELDLKYLYIEVTNRCNLRCEMCFKQYWEDEEGDMDYALFLKILDDAEKFPDLRLIYFGGVGEPTVHPKFMDMVREVKKRGYAVGISTNGFLLTDERIKELVELGVDLVYISLDTLPVQPTKLGHVMPSVTVDRLKKLMRAKKEKKSEIPHVGVEVVVTKENYMQMVEIAEYLSQFDINSLLFSNIIPVNEEHSKLIVYDGSVNLEPYINQMHARGYKGFLLKLPEFELRTERHCDFIEKKVAVVRWDGEVAPCYRFLHNYPEYIFGREKKVMAYSFGNVRDKSLMEIWTSREYSWFRFLVKNAIYPSCTDCSLVDSCSFAQDTQSDCWSNSPSCGDCLWARRIVLCPVPMEMNGKFW, from the coding sequence ATGTTTCATGAGTTCTATATTGATAATGTTAAGGTTTTAATTCCTGCAGAGCTGGATTTGAAGTACCTCTACATAGAGGTTACAAATAGATGTAATCTTAGATGTGAAATGTGCTTTAAGCAGTATTGGGAAGATGAAGAAGGGGATATGGATTATGCTCTCTTTCTGAAGATTTTAGATGATGCTGAGAAATTTCCAGACTTAAGGCTTATTTATTTTGGTGGGGTTGGTGAGCCCACCGTTCACCCAAAATTTATGGATATGGTGCGCGAAGTTAAAAAGCGCGGTTATGCTGTTGGGATTTCAACGAATGGCTTTCTCTTAACGGATGAGAGAATTAAAGAGCTTGTGGAGCTTGGAGTAGATTTGGTTTACATATCTCTCGATACTCTACCAGTCCAGCCAACAAAACTCGGACACGTAATGCCGAGTGTTACCGTTGATAGGTTGAAAAAGCTTATGAGGGCGAAAAAAGAGAAAAAAAGCGAAATACCCCATGTTGGTGTTGAGGTTGTGGTAACAAAGGAAAACTACATGCAGATGGTGGAGATAGCGGAATATTTGTCTCAGTTTGACATAAACTCTCTCCTTTTTTCTAATATAATTCCTGTCAATGAAGAGCACTCAAAGCTCATAGTTTACGATGGGAGTGTTAATTTGGAGCCGTACATAAATCAGATGCATGCGAGGGGATACAAAGGATTTCTCTTGAAGTTGCCTGAATTTGAGCTTAGGACAGAGAGGCATTGTGATTTCATAGAGAAAAAAGTTGCAGTGGTTAGATGGGATGGAGAAGTTGCTCCATGCTACCGCTTTTTGCACAACTATCCAGAATATATCTTTGGGAGAGAAAAGAAAGTGATGGCCTATTCCTTTGGTAATGTCAGAGACAAGTCTCTAATGGAAATCTGGACTAGCAGGGAATATTCTTGGTTCAGGTTTTTGGTTAAAAACGCTATCTATCCCTCATGTACTGATTGCTCTCTCGTGGATTCGTGTAGCTTTGCACAGGACACACAGTCAGATTGCTGGTCAAATTCTCCAAGCTGTGGAGATTGTCTTTGGGCTAGGCGCATAGTTCTCTGCCCCGTACCAATGGAGATGAATGGAAAGTTTTGGTAA
- a CDS encoding ubiquitin-like small modifier protein 1 translates to MVRVKFFATLRSIAGKREVEIKGVKTVGELLEKLYAEFGEEFKNEIEERRMILVNGKNIDHLNGLDTELSDGDIVSIFPPAGGG, encoded by the coding sequence ATGGTGAGAGTTAAGTTCTTCGCAACCTTAAGAAGTATCGCAGGAAAGAGAGAAGTTGAAATAAAGGGGGTTAAAACGGTTGGAGAGCTTTTAGAAAAGCTGTATGCGGAATTTGGTGAAGAGTTTAAAAATGAAATTGAGGAAAGGAGGATGATACTCGTAAACGGTAAAAATATCGACCACTTAAATGGACTAGATACTGAACTTTCTGATGGGGACATTGTTAGCATATTTCCCCCTGCGGGAGGCGGTTGA
- a CDS encoding aldehyde ferredoxin oxidoreductase family protein, with translation MYGYQGKILRVNLTTGKISEEKIDEEFAKKWLGTRGFGIHFLLKEIDPKVEPFSPENKLIFATGPLTGTTAPTGGRYMVITKSPLTGYIAMANSGGFFGAELKFAGWDAIIFEGKAEHPVYLYINDDQVELRDASHIWGKVVSETEKILTEEVGDKKVQIASIGPAGENLVRFAAVMNNGHRAAGRGGVGAVMGSKNLKAVVVRGHKKVEIADRAKFMSVVKEKIEKLKNDPVAGGGLPKYGTAVLVNIINQNGLYPTRNFQDSQFEYAEEQSGEALASKYLVKNKPCFACPIGCGRVTRHPAVGVTEGPEYESTWALGAHLGINDLASIVIANHLCDEYGLDTISTGGTLATAMELYEKGLIKPEELGDAPPLRFGNTEVLHYYIEKLTFREGFGDKLAEGGYRLAEMHNGVEYFMGVKKQELPAYDPRGAEGHGLGYATNNRGGCHIKNYMISPEILGYPYKMDPHDISDDKVKMLIVFQDLTAVIDAAGLCVFTTFGLGADDYRDMLNAALGWDLTTEEYLKIGERIWNAERLFNLKAGLEPLKEDSLPKRLVGEPVKDGPNKGHVVRLKEMLPRYYSLRGWAGDGKIPEEKIKELGLEEYV, from the coding sequence ATGTATGGATACCAAGGGAAAATTTTGAGGGTAAATTTGACAACCGGAAAGATTAGTGAGGAAAAGATTGATGAGGAGTTTGCAAAGAAATGGCTTGGGACAAGGGGATTTGGCATACACTTCCTCTTAAAGGAAATTGACCCAAAAGTTGAACCCTTCAGCCCGGAGAATAAGCTTATATTTGCTACGGGGCCTTTAACAGGAACTACTGCCCCAACAGGCGGAAGGTATATGGTAATAACCAAGAGCCCACTGACGGGTTATATTGCTATGGCAAACTCAGGTGGCTTTTTTGGCGCAGAACTCAAGTTTGCCGGATGGGATGCAATAATATTCGAAGGTAAAGCAGAACATCCTGTTTACCTCTACATAAACGATGACCAAGTCGAGCTGAGAGATGCATCTCACATATGGGGTAAGGTCGTCAGCGAGACTGAAAAGATCCTCACAGAGGAAGTTGGAGACAAGAAAGTGCAGATTGCATCAATTGGTCCTGCGGGTGAGAATTTAGTACGGTTTGCTGCGGTGATGAACAACGGCCACAGGGCTGCAGGAAGAGGTGGCGTTGGTGCTGTAATGGGATCAAAGAATCTAAAAGCTGTGGTCGTTAGGGGCCACAAGAAAGTGGAGATAGCGGATAGGGCTAAGTTCATGAGCGTTGTAAAGGAGAAGATTGAGAAGCTTAAGAACGACCCAGTTGCTGGTGGAGGATTACCAAAATACGGAACAGCTGTTCTTGTGAACATTATAAACCAAAACGGCCTCTATCCAACGAGGAACTTCCAAGACAGCCAGTTTGAGTATGCCGAGGAGCAGAGCGGTGAGGCTTTAGCCTCAAAGTACCTAGTTAAAAACAAACCATGCTTTGCGTGCCCAATAGGATGTGGAAGGGTAACGAGGCACCCTGCCGTTGGTGTAACTGAAGGACCAGAGTATGAGAGTACATGGGCTCTCGGTGCACACCTCGGCATAAACGATTTGGCGAGCATAGTTATAGCGAATCACCTGTGTGATGAATACGGCCTTGACACTATATCGACGGGTGGAACATTGGCAACGGCTATGGAGCTCTATGAGAAGGGTTTAATTAAGCCGGAGGAGTTGGGAGACGCCCCACCGCTGAGGTTTGGCAACACCGAAGTTCTCCACTACTACATTGAGAAGCTGACCTTTAGAGAAGGCTTTGGAGATAAGCTCGCTGAGGGAGGCTACCGCTTAGCGGAGATGCATAACGGCGTTGAGTACTTCATGGGGGTTAAAAAACAGGAGCTGCCGGCTTATGACCCGAGGGGTGCAGAGGGTCATGGTCTTGGTTATGCCACAAACAACAGAGGAGGATGCCACATAAAGAATTATATGATAAGTCCGGAGATTTTAGGCTACCCCTACAAGATGGATCCCCACGATATAAGTGACGACAAAGTGAAGATGCTCATAGTGTTCCAAGACCTAACAGCGGTAATAGATGCTGCAGGTCTGTGTGTATTTACTACATTTGGTCTCGGTGCGGATGACTACAGAGATATGCTAAATGCTGCCCTTGGATGGGACTTAACAACTGAGGAATACCTTAAGATTGGAGAAAGGATATGGAATGCTGAGAGGCTCTTTAACCTCAAAGCAGGCTTAGAACCACTCAAAGAGGACAGCTTACCAAAGCGTCTGGTTGGAGAGCCTGTGAAGGACGGGCCAAACAAGGGACATGTTGTAAGGCTCAAAGAGATGCTACCGAGGTACTACTCTCTCAGAGGATGGGCAGGAGACGGAAAGATACCCGAGGAGAAGATTAAGGAGCTCGGCTTAGAGGAGTACGTTTAA
- the lonB gene encoding ATP-dependent protease LonB — translation MSEPLNEEKINANEEALQTYGESLDLGVDLKTTEDVEIPDKLIDQVIGQDHAVEVIKTAAKQKRHVLLIGEPGTGKSMLGQAMAELLPTEELEDILVFPNPEDENMPKIKTVPACQGKRIVEKYRQKAKEQENIKSYLLLFVLFVIVIAVIMEPGPQTLLFGLFVLIVSLMAISNLRLKNQALVPKLLVDNCGKRKAPFVDATGAHAGALLGDVRHDPFQSGGLGTPAHERVEPGMIHRANKGVLFIDEIATLNIKMQQSLLTAMQEKKMSITGQSELSSGAMVRTEPVPCDFILIAAGNLDTVDKMHPALRSRIRGYGYEIYMRTTMPDTLENRKKLVQFVAQEVKKDGKIPHFTKEAVEEIVREAQKRAGRKGHLTLRLRDLGGVIRAAGDIAIREGAKHVTREHVLKALKMAKPLEKQLADWYIENKKEYQVIKSEGGEIGRVNGLAVIGEQSGIVLPIEAVVAPAASREEGKIIVTGKLGEIAKEAVQNVSAIIKRYKGEDISNYDIHVQFLQTYEGVEGDSASISVATAVISALEEIPIKQSVAMTGSLSVRGEVLPIGGTTPKIEAAIEAGIKQVIIPKSNEKDVFLSPDKAEKIEIIPVETIDQVLEIALDDNGKKGDLIKRVREALPLRSA, via the coding sequence ATGAGCGAGCCCCTAAATGAAGAAAAAATTAATGCTAATGAGGAGGCTCTTCAGACTTATGGGGAGAGTCTAGATTTGGGGGTTGATTTAAAAACCACAGAAGATGTTGAAATCCCAGACAAGTTGATAGATCAAGTTATTGGGCAAGATCATGCTGTCGAGGTCATTAAAACTGCTGCAAAACAAAAGAGGCACGTCCTTTTAATAGGTGAACCCGGAACAGGTAAGTCTATGTTGGGTCAAGCGATGGCCGAACTTTTGCCTACGGAGGAGCTAGAGGACATTTTGGTGTTTCCAAATCCAGAAGACGAAAACATGCCAAAGATCAAGACAGTTCCAGCGTGCCAGGGAAAGAGGATTGTTGAGAAATACCGGCAGAAGGCAAAGGAACAGGAGAACATAAAGTCCTATCTCTTGCTCTTTGTGCTCTTTGTAATAGTAATTGCAGTAATAATGGAACCAGGACCGCAGACACTCCTCTTTGGTTTGTTCGTGCTGATAGTTTCACTAATGGCAATCTCAAACCTGAGGCTTAAAAACCAAGCTTTAGTTCCAAAGCTTTTGGTTGACAACTGTGGAAAAAGAAAGGCCCCCTTCGTTGATGCTACAGGTGCTCACGCTGGTGCCCTGCTTGGAGATGTTAGACACGACCCATTCCAAAGCGGTGGTCTTGGAACACCTGCACATGAGAGAGTAGAGCCCGGAATGATTCATAGGGCTAACAAAGGAGTGCTCTTTATAGATGAGATAGCTACACTTAACATAAAAATGCAGCAGAGCTTGCTCACGGCTATGCAGGAAAAGAAAATGTCAATTACCGGACAAAGCGAGCTTTCAAGTGGTGCCATGGTAAGGACGGAACCCGTGCCATGTGACTTCATCTTAATTGCTGCAGGTAACTTGGACACCGTTGATAAAATGCACCCCGCTTTAAGATCGAGGATTAGAGGTTATGGTTACGAGATTTACATGAGAACAACTATGCCTGACACATTAGAAAACAGGAAAAAGTTAGTCCAATTCGTGGCTCAAGAAGTCAAGAAGGACGGAAAGATACCCCACTTTACCAAAGAAGCTGTTGAGGAAATAGTAAGGGAGGCTCAAAAGAGAGCTGGAAGAAAAGGCCATTTAACGCTTCGCTTAAGGGATTTAGGTGGTGTTATCAGAGCAGCAGGAGACATTGCCATTAGAGAAGGTGCTAAGCATGTTACGAGAGAGCATGTATTAAAGGCTTTAAAAATGGCTAAGCCTCTAGAAAAACAGCTTGCAGATTGGTACATTGAAAACAAGAAGGAATACCAGGTTATCAAGAGTGAAGGCGGTGAGATTGGAAGGGTTAACGGCCTTGCAGTAATAGGTGAGCAGAGCGGTATCGTCTTGCCAATTGAAGCCGTTGTTGCACCAGCAGCGAGCAGAGAAGAGGGTAAAATTATAGTTACAGGTAAGCTCGGTGAGATAGCTAAAGAGGCAGTTCAAAACGTCTCGGCGATAATAAAGCGCTACAAAGGGGAAGACATAAGCAACTACGATATACACGTGCAGTTCCTTCAAACCTATGAGGGCGTAGAAGGTGACTCTGCAAGCATAAGCGTAGCTACAGCTGTGATCTCTGCCTTGGAGGAAATTCCAATAAAGCAGAGCGTTGCAATGACAGGTTCGTTGAGTGTTAGGGGCGAAGTTTTGCCAATTGGAGGCACAACACCAAAGATAGAAGCGGCAATAGAGGCGGGCATAAAGCAAGTGATCATTCCAAAGAGCAATGAGAAGGATGTCTTCCTAAGCCCAGACAAAGCTGAAAAAATAGAAATAATCCCCGTCGAGACTATAGATCAAGTGTTGGAGATAGCACTTGACGACAATGGAAAGAAAGGAGACCTCATAAAGAGGGTTAGAGAGGCCCTACCCTTAAGGAGTGCTTAA
- a CDS encoding valine--tRNA ligase gives MQKTYNPKDIEPKWQKFWLNEKIYKYELDEKRPAYAIDTPPPFTSGTLHLGHVLSHTWIDIIARYKRMRGYNVLFPQGFDNHGLPTELKVEKEFGISKDEPEKFLKKCIEWTWEAIEAMRNQFIQIGYSADWDLEYHTMDEEYKALVQKSLLEFYKKGMLYQDKHPVYWCPRCRTSLAKAEVGYVEEDGYLYYIKLPIAGEDDYIPIATTRPELMPACVAVFVHPDDERYKDKVGKKVNLPIFEREVPIIADKDVDPSFGTGAVYNCTYGDEQDVVWQKRYKLPVIITINEDGTLNENAGKYKGLTSEEARDAIAKDLEELGLLYQKKKVHHRVLRHTERSSCKAPIELLPKKQWFIKVKDFTEDIVKVAEQINWYPEDMFLRLKDWAESMDWDWVISRQRVFGTPIPFWVCKECGHIVPAKEEDLPVDPRFDKPPVERCPKCGGELEGAKDVLDCWVDSSISPLAITKWKRDEEWFKINFPTALRPQGHEIIRTWAFYTIFRSYVLTGQKPWHDIMINGMVAGPDGRKMSKSLGNVITPEEVIPKYGADAVRIWTALAPPGEDHPFKWETVDYNYRFLQKLWNVFRFAERHIKDFDYEKHKEIELEPLDRWILSRLHRLIKFATEEMDSYRFNLFTRELMTFIWHEVADDYIEMIKYRLYGDDEESKLKAKVALHELLYNILLLLAPLAPHITEELYQEVFKHKVGAKSIHLLEWPAYREERVDEEAERLGEFASEVIGAMRRYKNSHGLSLNAKLKHVAIYTLDSYEVLKQIEKDIAGTMNIEKLEVIKGEPDLEERILEIKPNFKLVGPKYGKLVPKISAYLKENAESVAKALKESGKVEFEVEGGKVELGKEEIVIRKAVFSEGEEVKTAVVGDAVILFFS, from the coding sequence ATGCAGAAAACATACAATCCAAAGGATATTGAGCCCAAGTGGCAAAAGTTCTGGTTGAATGAGAAGATATATAAGTATGAGCTCGATGAGAAGAGGCCCGCTTACGCTATAGACACTCCACCCCCGTTCACTTCTGGAACCCTTCACTTAGGCCACGTTTTGAGCCACACTTGGATTGACATCATAGCGAGATACAAGAGAATGAGGGGTTATAACGTTCTCTTTCCTCAAGGTTTTGACAATCATGGACTTCCAACGGAGCTTAAAGTAGAGAAAGAATTCGGTATAAGCAAGGACGAGCCAGAGAAGTTTCTCAAGAAATGTATAGAGTGGACTTGGGAAGCTATTGAAGCAATGAGGAATCAGTTCATTCAAATAGGTTATTCCGCTGATTGGGACTTGGAGTACCACACAATGGATGAGGAGTACAAGGCTTTAGTTCAAAAGTCCCTTTTGGAGTTCTACAAGAAGGGAATGCTATATCAAGATAAGCACCCCGTCTATTGGTGCCCAAGGTGTAGAACCTCACTAGCGAAGGCCGAAGTCGGCTACGTCGAAGAGGATGGCTACCTCTACTACATAAAGCTCCCCATAGCTGGTGAAGATGACTATATCCCAATAGCCACTACGAGACCAGAACTAATGCCTGCTTGTGTAGCTGTTTTCGTTCACCCTGATGATGAGCGCTACAAGGATAAGGTGGGTAAGAAAGTAAATCTCCCAATATTCGAACGTGAAGTTCCAATAATAGCGGATAAAGATGTTGATCCAAGCTTTGGAACTGGTGCCGTCTATAACTGTACTTACGGTGATGAGCAGGACGTAGTTTGGCAAAAGCGCTATAAGCTGCCCGTAATAATTACCATAAACGAGGACGGAACTCTTAATGAGAATGCGGGTAAATATAAAGGCCTGACATCCGAAGAAGCTAGAGATGCTATAGCAAAGGACTTGGAAGAACTGGGCTTGCTCTATCAAAAGAAGAAAGTTCACCACCGCGTGTTGAGGCACACAGAGAGGAGCTCATGTAAAGCCCCAATTGAACTATTGCCAAAGAAGCAGTGGTTTATCAAAGTAAAAGACTTTACTGAAGACATCGTAAAGGTAGCGGAGCAAATAAACTGGTATCCAGAGGACATGTTCCTCAGGCTCAAAGATTGGGCCGAATCAATGGACTGGGACTGGGTCATCAGCAGGCAGAGGGTATTTGGAACTCCAATTCCATTCTGGGTGTGTAAGGAGTGCGGCCACATAGTGCCCGCTAAAGAGGAAGATTTACCCGTTGACCCAAGATTTGACAAGCCGCCCGTTGAGAGATGTCCAAAGTGTGGCGGTGAGCTTGAAGGAGCTAAGGATGTCCTCGACTGCTGGGTTGACTCCTCAATTAGTCCTCTCGCTATCACAAAGTGGAAGAGGGACGAGGAGTGGTTTAAGATTAACTTCCCAACCGCACTCAGGCCGCAAGGACACGAGATCATAAGAACATGGGCATTCTACACCATATTCAGGAGCTACGTCCTCACTGGGCAAAAGCCATGGCACGATATAATGATAAATGGTATGGTAGCTGGCCCAGATGGAAGGAAGATGAGCAAAAGCTTAGGAAACGTCATAACTCCAGAAGAAGTTATTCCAAAGTATGGAGCCGATGCGGTAAGGATTTGGACTGCTTTGGCTCCTCCTGGAGAGGATCACCCATTCAAGTGGGAGACAGTTGACTACAATTATAGATTCCTCCAAAAGCTTTGGAACGTCTTTAGGTTTGCCGAGCGCCATATCAAAGACTTTGACTATGAAAAGCACAAGGAGATTGAGCTTGAGCCGCTCGATAGATGGATACTCTCCCGCCTGCACAGGCTAATCAAGTTCGCTACCGAGGAAATGGATAGCTACCGCTTCAACCTCTTCACGAGGGAGCTAATGACGTTCATATGGCACGAGGTTGCTGATGATTACATAGAGATGATCAAGTACCGCCTGTACGGAGATGACGAAGAGAGCAAGCTCAAAGCTAAGGTGGCGCTGCATGAGCTGTTATACAACATACTCCTCCTGTTGGCGCCATTAGCACCACACATCACGGAGGAGCTTTATCAAGAGGTCTTCAAGCACAAGGTTGGAGCTAAAAGTATACACCTCCTCGAGTGGCCCGCTTATAGGGAGGAGCGTGTTGACGAGGAAGCGGAGAGGCTTGGTGAATTTGCAAGCGAAGTCATCGGTGCAATGCGCCGCTACAAGAACTCTCACGGCCTCTCACTAAATGCTAAGCTCAAGCACGTTGCCATATACACTTTGGACTCCTATGAAGTGCTGAAACAAATTGAGAAAGATATAGCAGGAACAATGAACATAGAAAAATTAGAGGTCATCAAAGGTGAGCCAGATCTTGAGGAGCGCATACTTGAGATAAAGCCCAACTTCAAGCTCGTTGGACCGAAGTACGGAAAGCTGGTTCCAAAGATAAGCGCCTACCTCAAGGAGAACGCTGAGAGTGTTGCAAAAGCCCTCAAGGAAAGCGGAAAAGTTGAGTTTGAGGTTGAAGGAGGAAAAGTCGAGCTCGGCAAGGAAGAGATCGTCATAAGAAAAGCAGTCTTCAGTGAGGGTGAAGAAGTAAAAACAGCCGTCGTTGGCGATGCTGTGATTCTCTTCTTCTCTTAG